A genomic segment from Desulforegula conservatrix Mb1Pa encodes:
- a CDS encoding alpha/beta fold hydrolase has protein sequence MRIIKITAAVLTIIFGCMLASIYTAPETTLHAIINASRLYSGLEKKCINISEDLQYVYLEGGKADSKNEALMLLHGFGANKDNFTNISKQLTKNYRVIIPDHIGFGESSHPVDADYSPKAQADRLHRLSAKLGIKRIHLAGSSMGGHIALTYAALYPEETASLWLLDPGGVWSAPDSELKKVAVATGKNPLQPKTFEEYANIPEWVMHRPPSFPVPFLKVMATERIKNSVIEDRVFKQILDDSVEERVRDLKIPTLIVWGEKDRVLNVATAEILKKLMPISKVIVMPDVGHLPMLEKPSETASDYIKFRNSL, from the coding sequence ATGCGTATCATAAAAATAACAGCGGCGGTCTTAACAATTATATTCGGCTGCATGCTGGCATCCATATACACTGCTCCTGAAACAACACTCCATGCGATTATAAACGCGTCGAGACTTTATTCCGGCCTTGAAAAAAAGTGCATAAATATTTCTGAAGATCTGCAATATGTCTATCTTGAGGGCGGAAAGGCTGATTCAAAGAACGAAGCATTGATGCTGCTTCACGGTTTTGGAGCAAACAAGGATAATTTTACAAATATTTCAAAACAGCTTACTAAAAATTACAGGGTCATTATACCTGACCATATTGGTTTCGGTGAGTCTTCCCATCCCGTTGACGCAGATTATTCTCCCAAAGCCCAGGCAGATCGTCTTCACAGACTATCTGCAAAACTTGGCATAAAAAGGATACATCTTGCAGGAAGTTCGATGGGCGGACATATTGCATTAACTTACGCAGCACTTTATCCGGAAGAAACGGCAAGTCTGTGGCTGCTTGACCCGGGCGGCGTGTGGAGCGCCCCTGACAGTGAGCTTAAAAAAGTTGCCGTTGCGACAGGTAAAAACCCTCTACAACCAAAAACATTCGAGGAGTATGCAAATATCCCGGAATGGGTCATGCACAGGCCTCCTTCTTTCCCGGTTCCATTCCTCAAAGTAATGGCAACCGAAAGAATCAAAAATTCAGTCATTGAAGACAGGGTCTTCAAACAGATTCTTGATGATTCTGTGGAAGAGCGAGTAAGAGATCTCAAAATTCCGACTCTTATTGTATGGGGAGAAAAAGACAGGGTTCTTAATGTTGCAACTGCCGAAATCCTGAAAAAGCTCATGCCTATTTCAAAGGTTATTGTAATGCCTGATGTGGGACATCTTCCAATGCTTGAAAAACCCTCAGAAACCGCGTCTGATTATATAAAGTTCAGGAATTCGCTTTAG